The sequence TCTAGTACATACACATCTTTTTGAAATGAACCAAATTACACACTGTGTTCCATCATACAGTCGTAAATGATGAACTAAGCTCAATTTATTCCATTTATTCATATCAATAGTAAGCACTGCATATTCAGTGAGTATTTTTAACTCAGTGATGCTGCAATTTCCAGTTTATTGACAGAATTTTCCCTCAGATTCTTAAACTATGAGCCAAGTTTTTTTCTGCTACCTTCACAAGTTATATTATTCCACTGTTTGTTTTATCAAAAGTGAACTGTACTTTTTAAATGCCTAAAATGGAGCTGTTAAAGTGATTAGCTTCTTAACTCGACTGTGCCCAGGGAGCTCAAAGATTATGAGCAAAAGCAGGTCATATAAGTGACAACCTGtttcatgattttgtttttttttaatttaactgaaaATAGCCACAAATGTGTCAAAATTAGATGGTATTTTTAAACTGGGTTTGTAACACAAGATCTTTGAACTTATGAAAACTCATCTCAGGATGTTGTAATTTTTTCTGCTGATGCGTTTGTATAAACTGTTTGTGGAAACAATATGttaaattctgtttatttaacCATTCAGTTGCAGAATCCCTTTATTAATCATTGTGTCATCTGCTTTGCGCTCCAGCTGGTAGTAAATGGATGTGAGTTATCAGCTTGTTCTGTGCTTGTAAGTCTACCAAGACACAACCCTCAACTGTCTGCTGTAAACTGATTTATCCGCTGTTATGCTTTTTAGTGATTATCATGCAAACTAGACAAAATCCAAATGTCTCCCCTCTCAGcaactacttttttttattatgcatttaGTATAAACACAATTATTAGTTGAAAGTGCAACCAAATAGAATGCAAGAGTAACAATAATTTTACCTAAaccattattcattttaatttaaatagcaTTGGTTATAGAGTCTTAGTAAGGATGAAAATGGTCGTAATTGCATTCGTCTTGATTTTGGCCTTTAATCCTGTggcatactgtatttttatatgtgttaatataaaatgttcataaactatttaaatttagtttaatgGAATTGAgtgcatttttgtgatttttatacaaaactcaaaataccattaatttacacacacaaaacatccttccattttctaagcccacaaATTTCATTACAGATCTGTGGAGATCCTGAGCCTATTGTGGTATCAAGGACATAAGGTAGGAACCTGACCTGAATGAAACAGTCTGTTATTGTTCACACCAAGCAAAAAATATGCACTTACTCATTTAGTGCAAATTTGGAATCATCGTTTATCCAAAAAAACAAGTATTAAttgttttaggaaaaaaataagaattatcCAGGGGAAAAAGCAACTCAACACAAGGACTCAGTTGGATTTTGAATATAAATGGTTGAAGCTTTTGAAGTAGGAGCACTACATACCAGCCAGCTTATTTAAAGGACAACGGGCAGTGTGCGTGTGTCTGTACATCTGTGTGCCTGTGCTTGGTAGGGTTAGAAAATAAATTGTAGAAGAAgggtaataaaaaacaaaaaatgatagtaaaatgCTAAATAACGAttctaaaataagaaaatgtgtttAATCGGTCTATTCTGTTGTTCAATGTTATACGCCGGCTACAGCAGCGTGGTAGCAACTTTCTTCTATCTGCTTGGGCCACATGAACGAGGTTTATAGTTGTAATGCTAATGGCTGATAACTTCACATGGTGGGGAATGAAGATGTGAAAGTAACGAAAAATCAATAATCACATCAGGAAGCGAAAACCCAGATAAGTCTAGCCTAGAGTCACTTATCCTGGTCAATTCAGTAGCGACTCTGCCACATTTTTCCAGCAAAGTATTTTGACCAGTCAGTTTGACGAGCAGCACTAAAGTGAAAATTGGCAGCTCTATCAAAAGAAGAAAAGGTTGTTGCAAGGGAAAAGGGTGGGGCACATATTATTATATCAGAGCAAATGGGCAACtcatatatcaaataaaaaacatgaagttTAGGTAGACTACCTAGATTTCAACCTGCCTTAGATGGGTAGCATGGCTAGTATACTGTACAGGTATATGCatatgtacacatactgtatgtactctatatgtttatatatgtgtatttgtatacTGCATTCATATTTTCTTTGTGAGGTATCACATTCCCACTGACATATACTGcctataaataagtaaaatttattaaacaaagaACAGAATGGTTATGCAATAAAGTGGTTGTGATAGCACGGCTGCCTTATACTGTAGTTCTAGAATCCTGACTAGGGCAATGCCAGAATGGATTTTTCAAGTTCTCCTCATGCCTGTATGGTTTTTCTTCCAGGTAGTTTGGTATTCTTTCCAATACCCAATAACTTGCATTTTAGGTTAGGTGTCATGTCTAAACTGTCCTAGTATAAATTGACTAGGCgcaaaaatataataacataataCTAGAAATACACAGAATTGgatgtgaaaacacacacacatatacatatatatatatatatattgtgaactctggcccggacacacacagacggacatcttaaattcaccacacactgtttatttacaatatttcctCTTGGCTcgccaggccacacagtcctttgtgccttcctttcctcttggccgcctccagtcctcactccagctccgtcctcttccacctggcTTCCAcggctgactggagggaggcggccccttttataggaacccggatgggctccagctgcttcccggcaatctccgcggacacaccccgtgtggcggaagtgccggctgcgcattcgaaaccgtccgggtgtcccctgtcgtcttccccggcacttcctggtgtggcggaagtgccaggctcccgggataataaggcactggggcgccgcctggcggtggccacgggcccctacagggctgggcttccaagccctctacccgaggcctccagtataaccaggacggacgccccctttcggtctggaggaggcaaaagccctcctctggtcctcctgggcgtcccggccggggaccacacaggatataccggcatcggggcggcGCCTGGCAGTggtcacgggtccctacagggctgggcttccaagccctttacccgaggcccccaacataaccaggacagacgccccctcacggtctggaggaggcacaagccctcctctcgtcctcctggcgagcccggccggggaccacaatatatatatatatttcaagcctaaaagtgcaacaattttatgtgacacttttatgtcatgctttaaatcaggattattttaaaacctacatatatatgtttggtatcattcttttcagcatttattgaactttaatgtgaggttatgagattttcagatttttattccgtttttaaattataaactaaaatatcaagaaagtcgtgtttttttatttcaataaatcattatttcaataattaattttaataatttaattcaataaattacattattttagattgagtaaactttctttcacaggaacaaactatttaaaaaaaaatcactattcataacaccaatgtttgtatttaggtgatttagttagctgaaggtcaagttacgatgacccattgcataccactttagttttcatgtgATTCTTCCTGTtatataaatgtcattttttataaaaagttttttaatctataaaaatgtcagtttaaatgaatggatcgtttatttcttttcttataaATAATCATTGTGAACGTCAGCTTAACGAGAAAACTCCAATCGgtaagaaagtaaatattttattctcatttcatgatttttattccattaaataataattattcttttacatatttatagaattttgtgatattgactccaataaataaaaattttcttttctacatttgcagattttactaatattttggccgcaactgggggttgggtgccAAAGACGCTGGGGTCTTGGCCCcccttgtatgtgtatatatatatatatatatatatatatatatatatatatatattatatatataatatatatatatatatatatatatatatatatatatatacagataagaTAAGGGATTTGAATTGTCCAGTGTAAATAGTGGACTAGTAGTAGTTAACCTATTGGTCCTAACATGTTTTGGGTGACTACCCTCCATTTATTCATGGTTTGAGGTTAACATATAAAAATAGCTGATACTTATATAAACACAgagaatatacaaaatatttgaaCCTAATATATATCACTGAGccaatatgtaaaataaacatcGCAACCATTAAAGGAACAAAAGACATTGTCGGTATAGAGGACATTGCCAACTTTATGATGCACTTATCAAGTAGTTCCACCTATAAAGAGACTGTAAAATACATGAAGAATGTGGTAAACATTAGTGCTTGACTAAAAAATAACATTCACTCTAATACTATTTAAAGGAATTGTCAACAGAAATGTGAAGATTAATATTGATGCACAACATTATAATGCccttgtaataaagtatctatctatctatctatctatctatctatctatctatctatctatctatctatctatctatctatctatctatctatctatcttaagcaGTCTGAACTACTTAGAGTctgtaaatatataaacaatgtgGAAGACACCTGCTCCCTTCAGTTCTGAACTGGACTAACATTTTAGAAAGTGGTCTAATCGGTCTAAAAACTGAAACAATGCTAATAGgaaaagtttttcttttcccTCATTTTTTCTTTGTCCTAAACCAGTAATAAAGGcctcctaaagaagtcctaatgtGCTAATGCCCTCATCTCTTTTGAAAATACAccctaaagaattttttttcagtcTGTTCAAATAATTGGAaagttttgtgtcatttttatgtttttttttttgttttttattagtagaaaaataatagcaaaatgttttctgtttgataaaaaaaatattaaattgggGAAGAAAACAGTTACAGAAAGGGTTTACAAAGGCACCAAAGTATAATCATTTAGATAGCagaattttgaaaacaaatacttaataaaaacctttttcttttatgttgttttataaAAATGGCTACTGATACTCACAATATGAGATTTGATATTGCATTTGTATGAACAGGTGAGGTGGCCTAGTGGCTAAGACATTCAATGTTAAACTGTATTCAATCTGacagtgcaaaataaaaataagacaatttATATATGATATTATTTTACTAATGCTGCGCACTTTAAAGTTCTACAAAAGGATGCTATAGAAGAGCTTTTTAGATTGTTTAAAGTATGAACCATATACAATATCTGGATTTTAGTGATATTAAGAGAAAAGGCAAGAAATCTCatttaatacaaatgtaaaatgtttattataaagaaataataagtaAAGTTAATGTTATATAATATAGATGCACAGATAAAAAGGGAAAGCCCATCATGTAGTACTCATTACTCCATAGAACAACCATTTAATGTGTGTATAACACAAaggcaataaatacataaagaaataatgtataatataatCTCCTGTATTGAACTGGCAGAAAGAAAGGATACAATAAATGTACCAACTGGACCACTCGGGTCATAGTCTTTTAGTCACCGTTATATGACTGATGAGTCATTTTGTTCAGAACTaaaaagtaacaaattataaaaccAGCTTGTACAAAATGACTCAATCCTgaggaaaaaaatctgtaaaattctacttttcttaaaaataattctCTTAAAATATACACAAAGCAGCCACAATTGCAGGGTTAGGCTAACAGAAGATTTTGTACATTTACTGCTGTTGTCATTACAAATGTCACAACACAGCCCCACACAGCCTTCTggtaagtgtcacattttttagTCTTTTGTCCATATACAGTGTCTGTGAGTTTTGTCTCTATTTGTTAACAGATAAGCAAGATATGCTGGTGCCTGATGCTGATAATGGTTGGCACAGTGCACATGGACAGGGCATCCCTGGAAAGTGTCTATAGGAGCCATTTATGTGAAGAGTGGGATTCACGTCTTTTAGCAGTCCTTGGATAGGTGGCCGGAAACTCACAAACCCAGAAGATGGTGGTGATTGGGGAGAATTTGAAGTAGGTGATGTAGCAGTACCCATTAAAGAGTGGAGAGATGGAGTCAAATGGTGCATGGCAACTTGAGCTGGTGCTGGTCCAAGTGAAGCACATCTAGAAAGATGATTTGGGTGCCCAGCCCCATATACATCACTTACCAGCTTCTTCATTTCTTCCAAAGAGTTTGACAGCATTAAGATATAGTTTCGAGCTAAAAGCAGGGTAGAGATTTTGGAAAGCTTCCTCACTGAGGGACCTTGTGCGTAGGGCATGACCTCCCGGAGTCCATCCATCGCCTGGTTCAAGTCATGCATGCGCTTCCTTTCCCTGCTGTTCACTTTCAGTCGAAGATCATGTAAATCATCTTCGGTGAGTTCTCGCTTGGActtagctttttcattttttccttgccGGTCCCCATTTTGAAGTGTCTGTTTCTGCTTGTAAGTTTCAAACATCTTTTTGGAAAAGAATCTTGTAGCTCCTTCCACAAGTTCTGGTGAAGATGCCCGGCTTGAGGTGGAACCGGCGTCTGAATCCATTCTTGGAACAACTGCcttgtttgattgtttttttttttccacaaaagtAAAATTAGTTAAGATAGAAACAGTTGCACATGTGTTTAAATTTGATTAGCTGCTCTATGAATTGCATATAAAGCACAACTGTCTGCTGAACTGGTCATTCAGTGCAGCTCTGTACAGCTTCACAGAGTATACTGACAGGCCCTTTTAGAGCTGGCTAATTTATACAGACCCTGTCACAATGGGACAATGGGCTGCATAATGAGGTTGAAAGAATGACATCCAATCACCAAAGGGGAAGCACTTTTACTGAGCCATTTATCCACTCAGAGGTTTTATCCTCTATTCACTTCCATCAACCTTTTCAGCACTTTAAGTgcagtatatttatattattagtgATTAAGCCAAAATCAACCAACACTTTTAGTTAATAAAAAAACTTGTTTCTGTAATATCTATCCAAACTTTATGAGATCACAGGGAGTTCTTGCAGCATCTAGCAAAAAATAGCAATGAACTCTTGATGAAACAGCCTTTGTAGTAAATTAATTATAGCAAGACTTATAAtgggtggtgtagtggttagcactgctgcctcccagaTCATGCATTCTGAGTTTGAATCCTTATACCCAATCACTGTCTATGTAGTGCCTGCAGGTTCTCCCAGTGTTTGCATGTGTTGCATACTCTGCTTTTCCTCTTACAATACCAAGGATATGCTGGTTAGGGTAACTAATGGCTCTAAACGAGCCCCAAATTAGGGGTGTGTGCCCCACAATGGACTAGGGGGTCCTGGTTGCTTCCTGCCATACACGCAGTGCTGCCATTGAAACCTttaactggattaagtgagtctgagaatgtacatatgtgtatgtctatatttttattgattcgGAAAACGTTTTTCTTTCCAGTGGCTTTAGAACTATGGTAAGGCTTTGCAAAGTGGAGAAAATACTACTTGGCTGTAGGTGGTATGGTAGCGCAATGTTTGGTGCTCTTGCATTAGATACTTGGAACCTAAGATTTAAATTTAGCTTACACATTTTCTTGAAGTCTGAGCTTTCCTTATAATATTCCACTTTTGTTTTT comes from Polypterus senegalus isolate Bchr_013 chromosome 17, ASM1683550v1, whole genome shotgun sequence and encodes:
- the olig4 gene encoding oligodendrocyte transcription factor 4, coding for MDSDAGSTSSRASSPELVEGATRFFSKKMFETYKQKQTLQNGDRQGKNEKAKSKRELTEDDLHDLRLKVNSRERKRMHDLNQAMDGLREVMPYAQGPSVRKLSKISTLLLARNYILMLSNSLEEMKKLVSDVYGAGHPNHLSRCASLGPAPAQVAMHHLTPSLHSLMGTATSPTSNSPQSPPSSGFVSFRPPIQGLLKDVNPTLHINGSYRHFPGMPCPCALCQPLSASGTSISCLSVNK